The Streptomyces fungicidicus nucleotide sequence GACGGTCTGGCCGACGCGCTCCTGGAACTCCTCCCACTTCAGCGGCCGGTTGTCGAGCGCCGAGGGGAGCCGGAAGCCGTGGTCGACGAGGGTGCGCTTGCGGGAGGCGTCGCCCTCGTACATGGCGCCGATCTGCGGCACGGTGACGTGCGACTCGTCGATGACGAGGAGGAAGTCGTCCGGGAAGTAGTCGAGCAGGGTGTTCGGCGGGGAGCCGGGCGAGCGGCCGTCGAAGTGCATCGAGTAGTTCTCCACGCCGGAGCAGGAGCCGATCTGGCGGAGCATCTCGATGTCGTACGTGGTGCGCATCCGCAGGCGCTGGGCCTCCAGCAGCTTGCCCTGCTTCTCCAGGTCGGTCAGGCGCTCGCCGAGTTCCTTCTCGATGTCGTTGACCGCGCGCTCCAGGCGCTCGGGGCCGGCGACGTAGTGCGAGGCGGGGAAGATGTACAGCTGCTGGTCGTCGCTGATGATCTCGCCGGTGAGCGGGTGGAGCGTGGACAGCGCCTCGATCTCGTCGCCGAACATCTCGATGCGGACGGCGAGCTCCTCGTAGACCGGGAAGATCTCGATGGTGTCGCCGCGGACGCGGAAGGTGCCACGGGTGAACGCCATGTCGTTGCGCGTGTACTGGATGTCGACGAAGCGGCGCAGCAGCTCGTCCCGGTCGAACTCGTCGCCGACGCGGAGGGGGACCATGCGGTCCACGTACTCCTGCGGCGTGCCCAGGCCGTAGATGCAGGAGACGGAGGCGACCACGACGACGTCGCGGCGGGTGAGCAGCGAGTTGGTCGCCGAGTGGCGCAGCCGCTCGACCTCCTCGTTGATCGAGGAGTCCTTCTCGATGTAGGTGTCCGACTGCGGGACGTACGCCTCGGGCTGGTAGTAGTCGTAGTACGAGACGAAGTACTCGACGGCGTTGTTCGGCAGGAGCTCGCGGAACTCGTTGGCCAGCTGGGCGGCGAGCGTCTTGTTCGGCGCCATGACCAGGGTGGGGCGCTGGAGTTTCTCGATCATCCACGCGGTGGTGGCGGACTTGCCGGTGCCGGTCGCGCCGAGCAGGACGACGTCCTTCTCGCCTGCTCCGATGCGCCGGGCGAGGTCGGCGATGGCCGTCGGCTGGTCGCCGTTGGGCTGGTAGGGGCTGACGACCTCGAAGGGCGCCACCGAGCGTTCGATCTGGGAAACGGGCCGCATGTCATCCACCGTACGACCCCCCACTGACAACGGGCGGTGATCAGCGGCGCTGCGGGGTCCGGGATCGGCGCTCCACCGGCCCGCGGGCCCGCAGCCGGGAGCGGGCCGGGCGGTGGTGGGCCGGCGAGTGGGCGGGGACGCCGGGCTTGTGCTCGGCGGGGGGCGCGACGGTTCCGCCCGCGACGATCAGCGGGTCGAAGATCACCACGACGCCCGCGAGGACGAGGAGCGCGAGCGGGCCGGCCATCATCGGTCCGAGCAGGGCGGCCGCGGACTCCCCCACGGCGGGCTCGGCCGTGCCGTGGACGTGGACGTCGAGGGCGGCCATGCCGGTGTAGTGCATCCCGGTGACCGCCAGTCCCATGACGAGGCTGGCTCCCACGCTCCACAGGAAGCCCTTCACCTGTCCGGCCGCCCACAGGGCCGCGCTGGCGGCCGCCATGGCGATGACCACGGACGCGGCGACGGTGAGGCCGTCGTACTCCAGGCGTCCGTCGAGGCTCATCCCGGCCATGCCGAGGTAGTGCATCGAGGCGATGCCGAGGCCGGTGATGGTGCCCCCGGTGAACAGCGCGGTCCCGGAGGCGCCCCGGTAGCCGACGATGAAGATCCCGACGCCCACCATGACGACGGCGACGGCCAGGCTCGCGAACGTCATGGCCCGGTCGTAGTGGATCGGTGTGCCCTCGATGCTGAAGCCCGTCATGGCGACGAAGTGCATCGTCCATATGCCGGAGCCGATGGCGGCGGAGCCGAGGGCGAGCCAGCCGGGCCGCCAGCTGCGGGACATCCGCATGGCTCTGGTGGTGCAGCGCAGGCCCAGGGCGCCTCCGAGGCAGGCCATGAGGAAGGCCACCAGTGGTGTGACCAGGCCGTAGCTGAATCCGTCGACCGTGCTCTGCATGCGCGGCTGCCCTTCCGCCTGTTCGTCCCACAACGTACTGAAATGAGCCCCCTCCCAGGGCCGCGACGGCGGTCCGGGTGACGCAGAGAGTATGACCCCACCGGAATGGTCGAACGACTTTCCGGCAAAGAAACACGTCCTTGCCCCAGGTGTGTGGCACCAGTGTGCGGAGTTCGGGCAACCCCGTTCAATCTGTGGCCATCCCGCACCCGTCTCGCGTTGACCGTCTGCTGTCACAGTTGAGCTCAATGTGATCGTTCGACGCGAGGAGTACGCATGCACGCACGCGCTGTCGCCGCATCGACCACCGCGCTCCTGGGGACCGCCGCCCTCCTGCTCCCGCTCTCCCCCGCGCGGGCCGCCGAGAGCTCCGCGCCGCCCCTGGTGATAGCCCACCGGGGCGCGTCCGCGTACGCCCCCGAGAACACCCTGGCCGCCGTCGACAGGGCGGCCGAACTCGGCGCGGACTGGGTGGAGAACGACGTCCAGCGGACCAGGGACGGTGAACTCGTCGTCCTGCACGACGACAGCCTCCAGCGCACCACGGACGCCGAGCAGGTCTTCCCCGACCGGGCGCCGTGGAAGGTGAAGGACTTCACCGCCGCGGAGATAGCCCGGCTGGACGCGGGCAGCTGGTTCGACCCCGCGTACGCGGGCGCGCGCGTGCCGACGCTGGAACAGTACGTGCGCCGTGTCGAACTGCACGGCCAGAAGCTGCTGCTGGAGATCAAGAACCCTCAGCTGTACCCCGGCATCGAGGGCGAGATCATCAAGGTGCTGGGCAACGAGGGCTGGCTGGACCGCGGGCACGTGGGGCAGCGGCTGGTCGTGCAGAGCTTCAGCGCGGACAGCGTACGGACGGTCCACGATCTGCGGCCCGCGGTGAAGACGGGGTTCCTGGGCACGCCGCCGGTGTCGGACCTGCCCGCGTACGCGGCCTTCACCGACCAGATCAACCCCTCGTACGGTTCCCTCTCCTCCGGTTACGTCGCCGCCGTGCACGCCTTCAAGGGACCGCACGGCAAGCCGCTGGAGGTGTGCACCTGGACCGTGAACGACGCGGCGGCCGCCCGGCGGGTCGCCGGGTACGGGGTCGACGGGATCATCACCAACACGCCCGACGTGGTGCGGGACGCGGTGGGCGGCTGAGGCTTCCGCCCGCGTTGTCAGTGGCGGGCCGTACGGTGAGGCGCATGGACAGCCATGGGCAGTACGAGCAGCGGGTGGTGTGGGCCGTCGTCGGCACCGGCATCGGCCCGCTGCTGCTGGCCGCGACCCGCGAGGGCCTGGTCAACGTCGTCTTCCACGCCACGGACGAGGTGCGCGACGGCGCGCTGGAGCGGCTGGCGTCCCGGCTGGGCGCCGAACCGGTGGAGGACCCCGCCTCGCCGCTGCTGGCGGAGGCGATACGCCAGGTGGAGGCGTACTTCGCCGGCGAGCGGCACGGCTTCGAGCTGCCTCTGGACTGGTCGCTGATATCGGGCTTCAACCGCGAGGTGCTGCGGGAGCTGGCCTCCGGGGTGCCCTTCGGCACGGTCGTCGGGTACGGCGATCTGGCGGGCCGGGTCGGCCAGCCCGGCGCCGCGCAGGCCGTGGGCATGGCGATGGGCGCCAATCCGCTGCCGGTGGTCGTGCCGTGCCACCGGGTCGTGGAGAGCGGCGGCGGCATCGGCGGCTTCGGAGGCGGCCTGGAGACCAAGCGCCGCCTCCTGGCCCTGGAGGGCGTCCTCCCCGAGCCCCTGTTCTAGGACGCGGGGACGGCCTCAGTCGTAGTGCCGCGCCTCGAAGACGTTGCCGTCCGGGTCGCGGAAGTAGAAGCTGCGCCGGGCCGGTCCCCGCGCGCCGAACGAGTCGTGCGAGATCTCGGACACCGGCACGGAGCCCTCCTCCAGCCGGCCGCGCAGCGCGTCGAAGTCCCCCGACGGCAGCGACAGACACACGTGGTTGACGGGATGACCCGAGCTCTCCGCGGCCCCGGGGAGCATGCCCATCCGCTCGGCCTTGGCCCGCGGCATCAGGTCGAGGATCGTCTCCTCGTTGACCCGCACCGAGGGGAAGGGCGCCTCGCCGGCGGAGTAGTCGGTGAGCCTGACGGGCTCCAGTCCGACGGCCTTCTCGTAGAAGCCGGCGGCGGCGATGGGGTCGTTCACCCACAGCACGATGTGGTCGAGGCGTGTCGTGTGCTCCGTCATGGCCACAGCCTCCGTGACGCCCATGAGTGCGCGCAAGGGGTTTGGCCCGGTGCGCCGCCCGCCAGAGATGAGGGAGAACCGGCAGACAGGAGGCAGTCGCGTGGTGCTCATGGTGTCCGAAGAGGTACGGGAGGCGCTCGCCGCGAACCGGCCGGTGGTGGCCCTGGAGTCCACGATCATCGCCCATGGGCTGCCCCGGCCGCGCAATCTCGAGGTGGCGCTGGAGCTGGAGGCGGCCGTGCGGCGGGAGGGCGCGGTGCCGGCGACGATCGCCGTGCTGGACGGGCGGCCTCGGGTCGGTCTGGACGAGAAGCAGCTGGAGCGGATCGCGAGCGGGGACGGCATACGCAAGCTGGGTCACCGTGATCTGCCGCTCGCGGTGGCCACGGAGGCGGACGGGGCGACCACGGTGTCGGCCACCGCCCTGCTGGCGGCGCTCGCGGGTGTGCGGGTGTTCGCCACCGGCGGGCTCGGCGGGGTGCACCGGGAGTGGACGGTGACCCAGGACGAGTCGGCCGACCTCGGTCTGCTGGCGCGGACGCGGATCACGGTGGTGTGCGCGGGGGTGAAGTCGATCCTGGACGTGCCGGCGACCCTGCAGCGGCTGGAGACGCTGGGGGTGGCTGTCGCCGGGTACGGCACGGACCGCTTCCCCGGCTTCTACCTGTCCGACTCGGGCCATCCCGTGGACTGGCGGCTGGACACCCCGGGGCAGGTCGCGGAGGTCATGCGGGCGCAGGACGCGCTGCGCGGGCCCGGCTCGGCGCTGATCGTGGCCAACCCGGTCGCCGAGGAGGAGCAGCTGGATCCCGTGCTGCACGCGCGGGTGCTCGACGAGGCGCTGCGCGCCTGCCGGGCGGAGGGCGTCACCGGCCAGGCGGTCACCCCGTTCCTGCTGGGCCATCTCGTCCGCGGCACCGACGGCGCCTCGCTCGCCGCGAACCTGGCGGCGGTCCGGGGCAACGTACGCCTGGCGGCACGCGTCGCGGCGGCCTGGGCCGACGGAAGGTGACGGGGGCCGTGGGCAGCGGTGCGCTGCTGGTCGCCGGCGATGTGATCACCGATGTGGTGGCCCGGCACCGGGGGCCGCTCGCCCCGGGTACGGACACGGCGGCGTCGATCCGCACGGTGCCGGGCGGCGCGGGCGCCAACGTGGCCTGCTGGGCGGCGTACCGCGGCACCGCCGAGGTGCGGCTGCTCGGGCGGGTGGGCGCGGACGCGGCGGCCTGGCACGAGCGGGAGCTCGCCGCCCGCGGGGTCCGTCCCCTGCTGGTCGTGGACGGGCGGGCGCCGACGGGCACGGTGATCTGCCTGGTCGACGGGGACGCGGCGGCCGAGCGGACCTTCCTCACCGACAGCGGCGCGTCGCTGCGGCTCGAACCGGCCGACTGGTCGGACGCGTTGCTGGACGGGGTGGCGCGGCTGCACCTGTCGGGCTATCTGCTGTTCGCCGAACCGAGCCGGGAGTTCGTCGCGGTGGCGTCGAAGGCGGCGCGGGCCCGCGGGGTGCCGGTGAGTCTGGATCCGGCGTCGGCGGGGTTCCTCGCCCGGCTGGGCGCCGACCGGTTCCTGTCGCTGGTCGACGGCGTGGACGTGCTGCTGCCCAGCCGTGACGAGGCCTGCCTGCTCACGGGGCTGCCCGACGTGGCGGACGCCGCGGCGCGGCTGAGCCGGCACGTCCCGCTGGTGGTGGCCAAGCAGGGCGCCGAGGGCGCGCTGCTCGCCCGGTCCGGGGAGGTGTACGCACGCGTCCCGGCCGAGCCGGTGACGCCCCGGGACACCACGGGCGCGGGCGACGCCTTCACGGGCGCCTTCATCGCGGCCCTGCTCGCGGGCGCCGGCCCGGAACAGGCGGCTCGCGAGGGCTGCCGGGCGGGCGCGCGGGCGGTGGAACTGACGGGGGGCCGGCCGCCCTGACCCGCCCGGCGGACGGGCCGGGCCCCCTGGCGCGGGTCAGTCGGCGGACGTCCTGGCGTAGACGCTCTCCGCCCAAGCGGCGATCTGGTCCTCCGGCAGGTGCTGGGCGAGATCGGCCTCGCTGATCATGCCGACGAGGCGCTTGTCCTCGATGACGGGCAGCCGGCGGATGCGGTGGGTCTGCATCTCGTTGAGGACGTCGCCGATGTCGGCGTCCGCCTCGATCCAGCGCGGGGTGCCCTTGGCCATCTCGCCCGCGGTGACCCTGGCCGGGTCGTGGCCCTTGGCGACGCAGCCGACGACGATGTCGCGGTCGGTGAGAATGCCGCACAGCCGCTCGTTCTCGTCGCTGATGGGCAGCGCGCCGACATTCAGATCGCGCATCAACTGGGCCGCGCGGTCGAGGGTTTCGTGCGCGGGGATCCACTGGGCGCCGCGGTGCATGATGTCTCCGGCGGTGGTCATGGAGTACCTCCCGGTCCCGGACGGCCGGCGCGGCGCGGGGCGCGCCGCAGAGTCCCGGCGCCCTTCATTCTCGTTGTGCCGTCCCCGGAGGGCACCCGGAGAGCGGATGTCAGCCGCGCCAGGCCGGATGCCGGGGATCGTCGGCCCGTACGAGCACGTCGGCCGTGCCGGCGGGGTCGGTCTCCCGCTCGTAGCGCTCGAAGGCGGGGAGGGTCCAGTGGTCGGCGTCGGGGGTGCGGCGGCGCAGGGCACCCGGCGAGAGCAGCACGTGGACGCTCAGGTCGAACGGGAACCAGTGGCGAAGGAGGAGGGGACCGTGCACCAGCAGAACCCCACCGGGCGGCAGCGGCACATAGGGGCTGCGCGTGGCCCGGTCCGTGACGGGATCCCACAGGTCGGGCAGGACCCGTCCGCTCCCGCCGGGTTCGAGGGGGCCGAACACCTCGCGCCAGAGGGCGCCGGTGTCGTACCAGCCGCTGTAGTAGGACTCCACGTCCTGATGCCCGTACTCGAGCCGGACCGAGGCGGGACGCAGGAAGCCCTCGGCGCCCACGGCCAGGGAGGGCCGGCCGCGTATCCGCAGCGCCTCGGCGATCCGCCCGGCGAGGTCTCCGGGGCGGGCGGCCGGCGCTCCGTCGAGGGCGACCCGCGGCCAGGGGCCGCCGTCGGCCGTCTTCAGCTCCAGCATGCGCTCGGCGAGGAGGTCGCCGAGCCGGTCCCAGGTGATCGGTTCGAGTCGCACACGGCCATGATGCGCCGTCCGGACGCTCACGCATGCGTCCGCGCTCCTCGGCCATGGCCCGGCGGATCCGGCCCGGATGTACTGGTGAGGACGGCCGGGGTGAGGCCCCCGGCCCACGACTGGGGGCGAACAGCATGATCGACGGACCGCTTTTCGTACTGGTGATCCTGGGCGTGCTCGGGACAGGTTTGACGGCCGGGGTGTTCGTCGCCTTCTCGACGTTCGTGATGAGGGCGCTCGCTGACCTGCCGCCGGCGCAGGGGGTGGCCGCGATGCAGGCGGTCAACGTGGCCGCCGTGCGTCCGGCGTTCATGCTGCTGTTCCTGGGCTCGGCGGTGCTGTCCGCGGTGATCACGGTGGTGACCTTCGTGCTGTGGCCGGACGAGGGGACGGCGGAACTGCTCGTAGGGGGTGCGCTGTTCCTGGCGGGGTCGTTCGGGCTGACGGCCGTCGCGAACGTACCGCGCAACGAGACCCTGGCCCGCCTGCAGCCGGGCGGCGCGGAGGCCGCCGCGTACTGGCCGGTCTACGTGCGCGAGTGGACGAGGTGGAACCACGTGCGGGCACTGGCCTCGACGGGAGCGGCGGTGTCCTACCTCCTGGCCCTGATCTGACGGCCGCGGCCCCTGCGGGCGCGTCCGAGCGGACGTATCGTGGCCGGAGGACCGAGGCACGGCCCGTCACCCGCGCACGCAAGGAAGACGGTCATGGCCGACCCCAAGGGTTTCCTGACCACACCCCGCCGGGAGTGGCCCCGTCGGCCCGTCGAGGAACGGGTCCGCGACTGGGACGAGGTCCACGTCCCCGGTGCGCTGCTGCCCCTCATCGGTCCGCAGGCCGACCGCTGCATGGACTGCGGTGTGCCGTTCTGCCACGAGGCCTGCCCGCTGGGCAATCTGATCCCCGACTGGAACGACCTGGTCTCCCGGGCGGACTGGCGGGCGGCGGCGGAACGGCTGCACGCCACCAACAACTTCCCGGAGTTCACGGGCAGGTTGTGTCCTGCGCCGTGCGAGGCCGGCTGTGTGCTCGCCATCAACCAGCCGGCGGTCACCATAAAGAACGTCGAGTGCGCCATCGCCGACCGGGCCTGGGAGGAGGGTTTCGCCCCGCCGGCCCCGCCGGACCGGCTCTCCGGCCGGACGGTCGCGGTCATCGGCTCGGGCCCGACGGGACTGGCCGCGGCCCAGCAGCTGACGCGGGCGGGTCACACGGTCGCGGTGTACGAGCGGGACGACCGCCTCGGCGGACTGATGCGGTACGGCATCCCGGCGTTCAAGATGGAGAAGCACCATCTGGAGCGGCGGGTGGAGCAGATGAGGTCCGAGGGGACGAAGTTCCGTACGTCGACGACGGTCGGGCGGGACGTGGACGCGGCGGAGCTGCGGTCGCGCTACGACGCGCTGGTGATCGCCACGGGCGCGACGGCGTGGCGGGAACTCACCGTGCCGGGACGGGAACTCGAGGGCATTCACCAGGCGATGGAGTACCTGCCGCTGGCGAACCGGGTGTGCGAGGGGGACCTGGAGTCGTCGCCGCTGTCGGCGGCGGGCCGGCACGTCGTGATCGTCGGCGGGGGTGACACGGGGGCGGACTGCCTGGGCACGGCGGTACGGGAAGGGGCCGCGTCCGTCACCCAGCTCGACATCTACCGGCGGCCGGGGGCGGAGCGCGACGAGGAGGCCGAGCCGTGGCCGACGTATCCGAAGCTGTACCGGTTGTCGCCGGCGCACGAGGAGGCCCGCGACCTGCGGACGGCTCCTTCGGCGGACGCGGAGGGGGACGCGCGGGTGTTCGCGGCGTCCACGCTGCGGTTCGTGGGTGACGGGGGTGGGCGGGTGCGGGCGCTGCACCTGGTCGAGGTGGATGCCGGCCGCCGGCCCGTGCCGGGCACCGAGCGGACGCTGCCGGCCGATCTCGTGCTGCTCGCGCTCGGGTTCTCCGGACCGGATCAGGAGGACGGGCTGATCGCCCAGCTGGGGGTGGGGCTGGAGCCCCGGGGGACGATCGCGCGGGACGCGGGGTTCGGCACGGAGGTGCGGGGGGTCTTCGCCGCGGGGGACGCGGCGCGCGGGCAGTCGCTGATCGTGTGGGCGATCGCCGAGGGGCGGGCGGTCGCGGCGGCGGTGGACCAGTACCTGACGGGGGTGCCGAGCCGGCTTCCGGCGCCGGTGGGGCCGTACGACCGTCCGATGACCGTGTGAGCACACGTGCCCGTGGGGGCGGGTGGCTTTGCGGTCCCGGGGTGACGTGTGCCGGGTGCGGGCCCGCGACCCAGCGCCGCACCGGTACCCGGCGTGGGTGTGGGCCGGGCGGGGTGTGCGCAGCCCGGCGCCAACGGGGTGCCGTCGCGCCCACCCGTGCCGCCCCAGCGGCACGACTGCCCGCGGAGTGCGAGGGCTGGCGGCCGGCGGCACGACTGCCCGCGGAGTGCGGGGGCCGGCGGCATGGTTGCCGCGGAGGGTGGAGGTGTGGATGGGCTCGGGGAGCGGAGGGGGCGAGTGCTCGCGGGGTGCGGCAGATGGAGCGGATGGCCGCCGTCGGCGCGGAGGGGGCGGGGCGGGGGTGGCCGCCCGCAGTGGCTGGCGCGTCCGCGCCCCGAGGTATTCCAGCGGGCACAGTCGCGCCAGTCCGAGGACGGCCACCCCCGACCCGGCCCCGACCCACCCACCCACCGTGGGGCGGCGGCGGAGTGGTGCCGGAACGCAGGGCCCTGACGGACCCCACCACCCCGCCGCCTGGTCTACGGCTTGCGGGCCACCGCGCCGTAGCCCGGAATGACGCCGTCGTCCTGCCCCGGCACCGGTTCACCCAGCTCCGGGTGCCACTGCTGCGGAACCTGGACGCCGGGCTCGACCAGCTCCAGCCCGTCGAAGAAGCGCGCGAACTCCTCACGGGAGCGGAGCGCCAGAGTGACGCCCGCCGCCTTGAGCTTGTCCGTGGCCGCCTTCGACTCCTCCGGAGTGAAGTCGGCCGTCGCGTGGCTGACGACCAGATAGCTCCCGGAGGGCAGCGCGTCCAGCAGCCGCCCGACCAACTCGTGCGCCCCGTCCTCGTCGGAGACGAAGTGCAACAGCGCGATCAGCGACAGCGCCACCGGCTCCCCGAAGTCGAGGACCTTCCGCGCCCCCTCCAGGATCACGTCCGGCTCACGCACATCGGCCTGGAGGTACTCGGTCACCCCCTCGTCCGTGCCGCGCAGCAGCGCCGCCGCGTGGGCCAGCACGATGGGGTCGTTGTCGCAGTACACGACACGGGCGTCGGCCGTGATCCGCTGAGCCACCTGGTGCAGGTTGGGCTCGGTGGGGATACCGGTGCCGACGTCCAGGAACTGGCGCACCCCCTGCCCGGCCAGCCACCGCGTGGCCCGCTGCATGAACGCGCGGTTCACCCGCGCCATCACCGGCACCCGCGGGTCGAGGGTCAGCATCTGCCGGCCCATGGCCTCGTCGACCGGGTAGTTGTCCTTGCCTCCGAGATACCAGTCGTACATCCGCGCGGGATGCGGCCTGCTCGTGTCGATCTGCACGGGGTTCTGCCCGGTCATGACGGACTCCGTAATTCTCTGCAACTGTTAGTGATCAATTCAGTGCCAAGCCGAAATGGAAAACAAACAAGGTGGAGCGAGCAACAGACCTCAGGACAGCAGGAAATCCGCCTCCCCCGCCTTCGCTCCTTCGATGAAGGCCGTCATCTCGGCCGAGGTGTAGATCAGTGCCGGCCCGTCCGGATCAGTGGACTGACGCACCGCGATCCGGCCGTCGTCGAGCTTCATCGCCTCCAGGCAGTTCCCTCCGTTGCCACCGCTCCACGGCTTGTGCCAGCCCTCGCTGCCCAGCTCCCGCGCGGGCATTCCGTTGTAGATCCGCCCGGTGCGCACCCGCCGCGAGGACAGGGACTTCTGGGGCTTGGTGAGTTCCATTCACAACTCCTTGCGGAGATCCCGGAGGATCTCCTTCGTGCGATGTGCCGTAGCGGCCTGCGCCGCCATGCGGTCCATGACCTCGAGGTGGGTCGACACCTCGGCACGCGCGTCCAGGTAGACGGCGCCGGTCAGGTACTCGCTGTAGACCATGTCCGGAAGTTCGGGCATGGCGAATCGGAACAGCACGAACGGCCCGTACGTGCCGGGGTGCGGCCCCCCGGCGAACGTCGCGATCTGCAGCGTCACATTGGGCAGTTTCGTGGCCTCGAGCAACTTGTCGATCTGGGCACGCATCACCTCCGGGCCGCCGACCGGGCGGCGCAGCACGGTCTCGTCCATGACGACCCACATGCGGGGCGCGTCCTCACGGGTGAGCAGGTCCTGCCGCTGCATGCGCAGGGCGACGTGGCGCTCTATGTCCTCGGGCTGGGTCTGCCCTATCGCACCGGAGCGCAGCACGCCGCGCGCGTAGTCCTCGGTCTGGAGCAGTCCGGGGACGAAGTGGGGTTCGTAGCTGCGGATGAGGGAGGCGGCGCCCTCCAGGCTGACGTACATGGAGAACCAGCCGGGCAGGATGTCGTGGAAGCGCTGCCACCATCCGGGGCGGTTGGCGTCCTCCGCCAGCTGCACGAAGGCGTCGGCCTCGTCGTCGGAAACGCCGTACGCCTTGAGCAGCATCTGGAGGTACGGGATCTTGAGCGCGACCTCGGCCATCTCCATGCGGCGGACGGTCGCGGGTGCGACACGGAGGATGCGGGCCGCTTCCTCACGCTTGAGCCCCGCGCGTTCCCGCAGGTCCAGCAGGCGCCGGCCGAGGACGACCTGTCCGACCGTCGGCGCGGACCGGGGTTCGCTCACACTCCACCTCCCTCGAACAAATCCTGACAGCCCGGCGGCGCCATTCGAAGATCCTTTCGAAGATCCTTCACGCTCGAACTGATATTCGAACGGATCTCCGGCGATCCCAACTGGCGCCGCGCGAAGTGCTGTTGCGAGCAGTGTGCCATGACCGTCCAGACCGTCATACCGCACTCTGCATTTTTCATAGTGACACTTGCCAAGTGTTCACGGCGGGGCGATAGTGGCAAGCGTGATTCCGTCCGCGCCCTTAGGAACAGACGCCGCCGCAGGTTCCGTCAGCCTCGGCGCCGCCTCGGCATCCGACCTCCCGAGGTCCGTCGCCGAGCGCCGGTTCCGCTTCGAGCTGGCCGCTCATCCGGGTTCCCCCGCCCAGGCGAGACGCCTGACACGGGCGAGGCTGACCGGCTGGTCGGTGTGCGCGGACACCTGCGACACGGCGGCCCTGGTCGTCTCCGAACTGGTCACCAACGCCATCGTGCACACCGCGAGCAGCCGCATAGTCTGCGAGCTGCACGACGGTGGTGAGCTGGTGCGCATCGCCGTGGGCGACGAGGGCTGCGCACCGGACCAGCCGCGGGCCAACACCCGGCAGCAGCCGGAGGACGAACACGGCAGGGGACTTCTCCTCGTCGACTCCCTGTGTCACTCCTGGGGCGCCCACGAGAACGGCACCGGCCTCCTGGTCTGGGCCGACCTCCCCCGCACGGCGGACGCCCCCGCCGAACCCGCGAAACCAGCACAAACCGCCGAACCCGCGGAGCCCACCGGCGACCTCGGCTGGGGCGCCCGTCCGAAGCCCGGCCCGCCCGGCACCCCGGACGACAGCGACCCCGACGAGCCCGAGCAGTCGCACCGCACCAGGGCGGCCGCCCCCGGGCACCGGCACCACCCGGTCCCCGCGGGCCGGCGCGCCCCCCGCACCTGGGGCCGGGCGTGACGGCCCTGTCCGGCACCCGCGTGCTGAGCCTGGACTCGCTGGTGCGGATCCAGCGCGGCCGGAGCACCCCCGGCACCCCCCGGCGGCTGCCCGTCCCGGAGGGGATGACCGCGCCCATGGGCTGTGACGCGGTCGCGGCGCCCGCCCGCCTCGGCCCGCTGGTGCTGCCGAGACTGCCCCGCGTGGGCTGCGTGTACGCCGACGACGCGCACTGGTGGTGGCTGGTCCCGTCCGATTCCGACTACGCCCTGGAGTGGCCCGCCCCCGCGCACTACGCGACCGGCGCGGTCCTCCCCGGCCCGTCGGACGCCTCCGGCGCCCCGGGCCTTCCCGGACTGATCCACCGCCCCGACGGCACGCTGCCCTACACGCCGCCGATCCCGCTCTACCTCACCCTGTGCCGGCTGACCG carries:
- a CDS encoding DUF397 domain-containing protein, with amino-acid sequence MELTKPQKSLSSRRVRTGRIYNGMPARELGSEGWHKPWSGGNGGNCLEAMKLDDGRIAVRQSTDPDGPALIYTSAEMTAFIEGAKAGEADFLLS
- a CDS encoding anthrone oxygenase family protein; amino-acid sequence: MIDGPLFVLVILGVLGTGLTAGVFVAFSTFVMRALADLPPAQGVAAMQAVNVAAVRPAFMLLFLGSAVLSAVITVVTFVLWPDEGTAELLVGGALFLAGSFGLTAVANVPRNETLARLQPGGAEAAAYWPVYVREWTRWNHVRALASTGAAVSYLLALI
- a CDS encoding CBS domain-containing protein, which encodes MTTAGDIMHRGAQWIPAHETLDRAAQLMRDLNVGALPISDENERLCGILTDRDIVVGCVAKGHDPARVTAGEMAKGTPRWIEADADIGDVLNEMQTHRIRRLPVIEDKRLVGMISEADLAQHLPEDQIAAWAESVYARTSAD
- a CDS encoding SAM-dependent methyltransferase, whose protein sequence is MTGQNPVQIDTSRPHPARMYDWYLGGKDNYPVDEAMGRQMLTLDPRVPVMARVNRAFMQRATRWLAGQGVRQFLDVGTGIPTEPNLHQVAQRITADARVVYCDNDPIVLAHAAALLRGTDEGVTEYLQADVREPDVILEGARKVLDFGEPVALSLIALLHFVSDEDGAHELVGRLLDALPSGSYLVVSHATADFTPEESKAATDKLKAAGVTLALRSREEFARFFDGLELVEPGVQVPQQWHPELGEPVPGQDDGVIPGYGAVARKP
- a CDS encoding nucleoside/nucleotide kinase family protein, which codes for MRLEPITWDRLGDLLAERMLELKTADGGPWPRVALDGAPAARPGDLAGRIAEALRIRGRPSLAVGAEGFLRPASVRLEYGHQDVESYYSGWYDTGALWREVFGPLEPGGSGRVLPDLWDPVTDRATRSPYVPLPPGGVLLVHGPLLLRHWFPFDLSVHVLLSPGALRRRTPDADHWTLPAFERYERETDPAGTADVLVRADDPRHPAWRG
- a CDS encoding carbohydrate kinase family protein, whose protein sequence is MGRRKVTGAVGSGALLVAGDVITDVVARHRGPLAPGTDTAASIRTVPGGAGANVACWAAYRGTAEVRLLGRVGADAAAWHERELAARGVRPLLVVDGRAPTGTVICLVDGDAAAERTFLTDSGASLRLEPADWSDALLDGVARLHLSGYLLFAEPSREFVAVASKAARARGVPVSLDPASAGFLARLGADRFLSLVDGVDVLLPSRDEACLLTGLPDVADAAARLSRHVPLVVAKQGAEGALLARSGEVYARVPAEPVTPRDTTGAGDAFTGAFIAALLAGAGPEQAAREGCRAGARAVELTGGRPP
- a CDS encoding helix-turn-helix domain-containing protein, with the translated sequence MSEPRSAPTVGQVVLGRRLLDLRERAGLKREEAARILRVAPATVRRMEMAEVALKIPYLQMLLKAYGVSDDEADAFVQLAEDANRPGWWQRFHDILPGWFSMYVSLEGAASLIRSYEPHFVPGLLQTEDYARGVLRSGAIGQTQPEDIERHVALRMQRQDLLTREDAPRMWVVMDETVLRRPVGGPEVMRAQIDKLLEATKLPNVTLQIATFAGGPHPGTYGPFVLFRFAMPELPDMVYSEYLTGAVYLDARAEVSTHLEVMDRMAAQAATAHRTKEILRDLRKEL
- a CDS encoding glutamate synthase subunit beta — encoded protein: MADPKGFLTTPRREWPRRPVEERVRDWDEVHVPGALLPLIGPQADRCMDCGVPFCHEACPLGNLIPDWNDLVSRADWRAAAERLHATNNFPEFTGRLCPAPCEAGCVLAINQPAVTIKNVECAIADRAWEEGFAPPAPPDRLSGRTVAVIGSGPTGLAAAQQLTRAGHTVAVYERDDRLGGLMRYGIPAFKMEKHHLERRVEQMRSEGTKFRTSTTVGRDVDAAELRSRYDALVIATGATAWRELTVPGRELEGIHQAMEYLPLANRVCEGDLESSPLSAAGRHVVIVGGGDTGADCLGTAVREGAASVTQLDIYRRPGAERDEEAEPWPTYPKLYRLSPAHEEARDLRTAPSADAEGDARVFAASTLRFVGDGGGRVRALHLVEVDAGRRPVPGTERTLPADLVLLALGFSGPDQEDGLIAQLGVGLEPRGTIARDAGFGTEVRGVFAAGDAARGQSLIVWAIAEGRAVAAAVDQYLTGVPSRLPAPVGPYDRPMTV